Proteins co-encoded in one Anabas testudineus chromosome 8, fAnaTes1.2, whole genome shotgun sequence genomic window:
- the gspt1l gene encoding G1 to S phase transition 1, like has translation MDPRDTAPDSWEQEDDMEATIEGQLEPAFTSLNVNAKPFVPNVNAAEFVPTFAMKIHSDDLSSAVAGEKKSTMEVSQSIAPLENGNTEMTTEEPWDQKEAESNEEEPGGGSSRDRGPEVTATTEETAPEIMEEEEEVPVPKVQPVLSDAPKKEHINVVFIGHVDAGKSTIGGQIMYLTGMVDKRTLEKYEREAKEKNRETWYLSWALDTNQEERDKGKTVEVGRAYFETDKKHFTILDAPGHKSFVPNMIGGASQADLAVLVISARKGEFETGFEKGGQTREHAMLAKTAGVKHLVVLVNKMDDPTVNWSLERYEECKEKLLPFLKKVGFNPKKDIHFMPCSGLTGANLKEPAEMCSWYTGLPFIPHLDNLPHFNRSSDGPVRLPIVDKYKDMGTVILGKLESGSICKAQQLVMMPNRHVVEVLSLLSDDVETDDAVPGENLKLRLKGIEEEEILPGFILCNAENLCHSGRTFDAQIVIIEHKSIICPGYNAVLHIHTCIEEVQITALICLVDKKTGEKSKTRPRFVKQDQVCIARLRTAGTICLETFKDFPQMGRFTLRDEGKTIAIGKVLKLVAERD, from the exons GATTCCTGGGAACAAGAGGACGATATGGAGGCCACAATCGAGGGACAACTTGAACCAGCATTCACAAGCCTAAATGTGAACGCTAAACCCTTCGTGCCCAATGTAAACGCCGCCGAATTTGTCCCGACTTTTGCCATGAAAATACACTCGGACGATCTCAGTTCTGCTG TTGCTGGTGAAAAGAAATCCACCATGGAAGTATCGCAAAGCATTG CTCCATTGGAGAATGGCAACACAGAGATGACCACAGAGGAGCCATGGGACCAGAAAGAGGCAGAGTCTAATGAGGAGGAGCCAGGAGGTGGGTCATCCAGGGACCGGGGGCCAGAGGTAACGGCAACAACGGAGGAGACTGCTCCAGAGataatggaggaggaggaggaagtgccAGTACCCAAGGTTCAACCTGTACTGTCGGATGCCCCCAAGAAGGAACATATCAATGTTGTATTCATTGGACACGTAG ATGCTGGAAAGTCAACTATTGGTGGACAAATCAT GTATCTAACAGGCATGGTCGACAAGAGAACCTTGGAGAAATATGAGAGAGAAGCCaaggaaaagaacagagaaactTG GTATCTGTCTTGGGCTCTGGACACCAACCAGGAGGAGAGGGACAAAGGCAAGACAGTGGAGGTTGGCCGGGCGTACTTTGAGacagataaaaaacattttaccatcCTAGACGCTCCAGGCCACAAAAGCTTTGTACCCAACATGATTGGTGGTGCATCACAAGCAGACCTGGCCGTTTTG GTGATCTCTGCTAGGAAAGGTGAGTTTGAAACTGGTTTCGAAAAGGGTGGACAAACACGGGAGCATGCCATGTTGGCCAAAACGGCTGGTGTCAAGCACCTGGTAGTCCTAGTAAATAAAATGGATGATCCAACAGTCAACTGGAGTCTGGAGAG GTATGAAGAATGTAAGGAGAAACTGTTGCCATTTTTGAAGAAGGTGGGCTTCAACCCAAAGAAAGACATTCACTTCATGCCGTGCTCTGGGCTGACAGGAGCCAACCTGAAAGAGCCTGCAGAGATGTGCTCCTGGTATAC AGGATTACCATTCATTCCACACCTGGATAATTTGCCACATTTCAACAGATCAAGTGATGGGCCTGTCAGATTGCCTATTGTAGACAAATACAAG GACATGGGAACAGTGATTCTGGGCAAATTAGAGTCAGGCTCCATCTGTAAAGCACAGCAGTTGGTCATGATGCCAAACAGG CATGTGGTGGAGGTTTTGAGTCTCCTCTCAGATGATGTGGAGACAGACGATGCTGTGCCAGGTGAAAACCTCAAACTGCGGCTAAAGGGcatagaggaggaggaaatcCTGCCTGGCTTTATCCTGTGTAATGCTGAGAACCTTTGTCACTCAGGACGCACCTTTGACGCCCAG ATTGTCATCATTGAACACAAATCCATCATCTGTCCAGGTTACAATGCAGttcttcacattcacacctgcaTTGAAGAGGTGCAAATTACG GCCTTAATCTGTCTGGTAGACAAAAAGACAGGTGAGAAGAGTAAGACGCGACCGCGATTTGTCAAACAGGACCAGGTGTGCATTGCCCGTCTGCGCACAGCAGGAACCATTTGCCTCGAGACCTTTAAAGATTTTCCTCAGATGGGACGGTTTACCTTAAGGGACGAAG GTAAGACTATTGCCATTGGTAAAGTGCTGAAACTGGTCGCCGAGCGGGACTGA